The following coding sequences lie in one Rickettsiella endosymbiont of Rhagonycha lignosa genomic window:
- the bioA gene encoding adenosylmethionine--8-amino-7-oxononanoate transaminase encodes MKTDITTLNYWDKSYSWHPFTQMQEYLERKPVHITHAKGCWLYDIEGKRYLDGNASNWTNVHGHSDQELNEALIQQLKNLQQSSYKDLNHPAASQLCHELTSIAPEGLNRCFFTDNGASSVEAALKLSFQYWQLTGNPQKKLIIGMEGSYHGDTFGAMSAGNSLNFHQRFSEWFLPAYHFAAPQHDDMSESLQDLDRLLETYAEQTAILFLEPSVQGPRGMYLQPPGFLQAVSERCKIHNIHLALDEIFVGLGRLGHMLVCAAEDLTPDFLCLSKTLTGGYLPLAATLTTQKIYNAFLGEFSEEKTFLHGHTFAANPLSTAVSIKNIEKLRRRIQSGELQRTCDHFSKNIKLYFSKHPFVKSVRQRGLACAIELYPGINNNLPTFDINERVAHHLSLYLRDKEILLRGIGNTLLIIPPLCITELEIVFLCKQTATSISEYIHEFVICRSGIPLSTAI; translated from the coding sequence ATGAAAACTGATATTACGACTTTGAACTATTGGGATAAATCGTATAGCTGGCATCCTTTTACACAGATGCAAGAATATTTAGAACGTAAACCAGTGCATATCACTCATGCCAAAGGATGTTGGTTGTATGATATTGAAGGGAAACGTTACCTTGATGGAAATGCTTCTAACTGGACGAACGTTCATGGCCATAGCGATCAAGAGCTCAATGAGGCACTAATACAGCAATTAAAAAACTTACAACAATCCAGTTACAAAGATCTAAACCACCCCGCTGCATCGCAACTTTGTCATGAATTAACTAGCATCGCACCTGAAGGATTGAATCGCTGTTTTTTTACAGATAATGGAGCATCCTCAGTTGAAGCAGCATTGAAACTTTCTTTTCAATATTGGCAGCTCACAGGAAATCCGCAAAAGAAACTCATCATTGGCATGGAAGGTAGCTATCATGGAGATACTTTTGGCGCCATGTCTGCAGGAAATTCGTTAAACTTTCATCAACGGTTTTCAGAATGGTTTTTGCCTGCATATCACTTTGCGGCACCGCAGCATGATGACATGTCGGAAAGCTTACAAGATCTTGATCGTTTACTTGAAACCTATGCTGAACAAACTGCCATTTTGTTTTTAGAACCTTCTGTCCAAGGGCCACGCGGAATGTATTTGCAACCACCAGGCTTCTTACAAGCCGTATCAGAACGTTGTAAAATACATAATATTCATTTAGCTTTGGATGAAATTTTCGTCGGTCTAGGACGTTTAGGGCACATGTTGGTATGTGCGGCTGAAGATCTAACTCCTGATTTTCTGTGTTTATCTAAAACTTTAACTGGAGGTTATCTACCATTAGCCGCTACTTTAACAACTCAAAAGATTTATAATGCTTTCCTAGGTGAGTTTAGTGAAGAAAAAACATTTCTTCATGGACATACGTTTGCTGCAAATCCACTTTCAACTGCTGTAAGTATTAAAAATATAGAAAAACTGAGACGGCGTATTCAGAGTGGCGAGCTACAACGCACCTGTGATCACTTTAGCAAAAACATCAAATTATATTTTTCCAAGCATCCATTTGTAAAATCTGTGCGGCAACGCGGGCTTGCATGCGCAATAGAATTATATCCAGGCATCAATAATAACTTGCCAACTTTTGATATTAATGAACGTGTAGCACATCACCTTTCACTTTATTTACGTGATAAAGAAATTCTATTAAGAGGTATTGGCAACACACTTTTAATCATTCCTCCATTGTGTATTACAGAGCTTGAGATTGTTTTTTTATGCAAACAAACTGCAACATCTATTTCGGAATATATACATGAATTTGTCATTTGCAGATCTGGAATACCTTTATCAACTGCCATTTAA
- the bioB gene encoding biotin synthase BioB, with amino-acid sequence MNLSFADLEYLYQLPFNDLISQAHLIHKQHHSVNTVHLCGSISIKTGNCPEDCAYCPQSVHYKTYVAKELLLNPSEVLKIALNAKNLGVTHFCLGAAWSFLPKGSIFQKLLEIIKQVHDTGLQVCCSLGSISAEQTKALLDAGCSMYNYNLDTSPDFYPKIITTRTFASRYETLQMIRKSNLKISCGGILGMGESILDRLKLIFFISQLLPQPEMVPLNALVAIEGTPLEKKAFIDSFEYVRIVAIARIAMPQSIIAMAAGRYKMSFETQTLAFFSGANAIYIGERILTTPTPDLNSDLNMLKKLKMKCI; translated from the coding sequence ATGAATTTGTCATTTGCAGATCTGGAATACCTTTATCAACTGCCATTTAATGATTTGATAAGTCAGGCACATCTGATTCATAAGCAACATCACAGTGTAAATACAGTTCACTTATGCGGCTCTATCTCGATCAAAACGGGTAACTGTCCCGAAGATTGTGCTTACTGTCCACAATCAGTTCATTATAAAACTTATGTGGCTAAAGAATTACTTCTAAATCCGAGTGAGGTTTTAAAAATTGCACTTAATGCAAAAAATCTGGGTGTTACTCATTTTTGTTTAGGTGCTGCTTGGAGTTTTTTACCTAAAGGTAGTATCTTTCAGAAACTTTTGGAAATAATTAAACAAGTCCATGACACTGGCTTGCAAGTATGTTGTAGTCTGGGCAGTATTTCTGCAGAACAAACTAAAGCATTGTTAGATGCAGGATGTTCAATGTATAATTATAATCTGGATACATCCCCTGATTTTTATCCAAAAATTATAACGACACGCACATTTGCATCTCGCTATGAAACATTGCAAATGATTCGCAAATCGAATTTAAAAATATCCTGTGGTGGTATTTTAGGTATGGGCGAATCGATATTAGATCGCTTGAAACTTATATTTTTTATCAGCCAATTGTTACCTCAGCCCGAAATGGTACCACTCAATGCACTCGTAGCCATTGAAGGCACCCCTCTCGAAAAAAAAGCATTTATTGATTCTTTTGAATATGTACGCATTGTAGCCATTGCCCGCATCGCAATGCCACAAAGCATTATTGCGATGGCTGCTGGTCGTTATAAAATGTCTTTCGAAACACAAACTCTAGCTTTTTTTAGTGGTGCAAATGCAATTTATATAGGTGAGCGTATTTTAACAACTCCTACACCTGATTTAAATTCAGATCTAAACATGCTCAAAAAACTTAAAATGAAATGCATATGA
- a CDS encoding 8-amino-7-oxononanoate synthase: MHILQKYIHEYLQAREKKGLLRELTPYLVKNNLESLYLNFNDYLQLSKHPSVIQAAQKTLEIWGTSSGGSPAIASYWPIHQKLENSLKEWCGFEYGLLWNSGYTANRALLSTLPQKGDVVLADRYVHNSMLLGAQDSLAKLIRYQHLNLNHLEDLLRIYARPDRTIFVITESVFSMEGDYPDFSQMGFLKDRYNFFWIVDEAHALGWYGPKGNGLVAKFGVEKKVDILVATLGKALASQGAFTLFHNPDLRSYLLNRTPEFIYSTYLTPAATAASLAAIEIIQTEYVLRQSQWLSQTLKLKNRLKHFFPDIPLYDSPILPLVIGDPGTTLRLAAQLAEQHHIYVGAIRPPSVPKRTSRLRLSLHCNIEFSSLAQTLEDFFKKNLLEKNI, translated from the coding sequence ATGCACATTTTGCAAAAATATATCCATGAGTATTTGCAAGCAAGAGAAAAAAAAGGATTGCTTAGAGAATTAACTCCATATCTTGTTAAAAATAATTTAGAAAGTTTATACCTAAATTTTAATGACTACCTCCAATTGAGCAAGCATCCATCAGTCATTCAAGCAGCCCAAAAAACTTTAGAGATATGGGGAACTTCTTCTGGAGGCTCTCCTGCAATAGCTAGCTATTGGCCTATCCACCAAAAATTAGAAAATTCTTTGAAAGAGTGGTGTGGATTTGAATACGGTTTACTTTGGAACTCCGGTTATACAGCAAACAGGGCTCTATTAAGCACCTTACCTCAAAAAGGGGATGTTGTTTTAGCCGATCGTTATGTTCACAATAGCATGTTATTAGGTGCGCAAGACTCTCTTGCAAAACTCATACGCTACCAGCATTTAAATTTAAATCATCTTGAAGACTTGCTTCGCATTTACGCGCGCCCTGATCGTACAATTTTTGTTATTACAGAATCTGTATTTAGCATGGAAGGGGACTATCCTGATTTTAGTCAAATGGGTTTTTTAAAAGACCGTTACAATTTTTTTTGGATCGTTGACGAAGCTCATGCGCTAGGCTGGTACGGACCAAAAGGTAATGGACTTGTAGCCAAATTTGGAGTAGAGAAAAAAGTCGACATTTTAGTTGCCACGCTCGGAAAAGCTTTAGCCAGCCAAGGTGCATTCACTCTCTTTCATAATCCTGATTTGCGGTCGTATTTATTAAATCGCACACCTGAATTTATATATTCGACCTACCTGACGCCCGCTGCAACCGCAGCTAGTTTAGCGGCAATAGAAATAATTCAAACTGAGTATGTATTACGCCAATCCCAATGGCTTTCTCAAACTTTAAAGCTCAAAAATCGCCTAAAACATTTTTTTCCGGATATCCCATTGTATGATAGCCCTATTCTGCCACTTGTGATTGGCGACCCTGGAACAACACTGCGCTTAGCAGCTCAGCTTGCAGAACAACATCATATTTATGTAGGAGCAATTCGACCACCGAGTGTTCCCAAAAGGACTAGTCGCCTTCGTCTTTCTTTACATTGCAACATAGAATTTTCTTCACTCGCACAAACCTTAGAAGATTTTTTTAAAAAAAATTTACTAGAAAAAAATATTTAA
- the waaC gene encoding lipopolysaccharide heptosyltransferase I gives MRVLIIKMSSMGDIIHTLPAVTDATKAVSNIQFDWVVEEAFTEIPKWHEQVQKIIPIALRRWRKNICRTIQRGELKQFYTQLRAQEYDFVLDAQGSIKSAITTYLSRGCRLGMDKHSVRESLAYLAYQQTFSVPWQQHAIERLRQLFAKALKYNLPETLPEYGINKENLSQAKIQLSKDYLIFIPNTSCATKQWSNYFWSLLIKEMTHDGVSVFIPWGNENERKNAKRLINKNPIAQVLPYLNLNEMAAVLANAKAVVAVDTGLSHLSAALGIPTIVLYGSTNPALIGTIGPSQCHIKMAVNGDSRQDNNRVVLKKIIDNLRRILTL, from the coding sequence ATGCGTGTTTTAATCATAAAAATGTCCTCAATGGGCGATATTATTCATACATTACCTGCAGTGACTGATGCGACTAAGGCTGTTTCGAATATTCAATTTGATTGGGTAGTGGAAGAAGCATTTACTGAAATTCCCAAATGGCATGAGCAAGTCCAAAAAATCATTCCCATCGCCTTAAGACGCTGGCGCAAGAATATCTGTCGAACAATTCAACGTGGAGAATTAAAACAATTTTATACACAATTGCGTGCACAAGAATATGATTTTGTTTTAGATGCACAAGGTTCTATCAAAAGTGCTATTACAACCTATTTAAGTCGAGGTTGCCGTCTTGGCATGGATAAACACTCAGTGCGGGAAAGTTTAGCCTATCTTGCTTATCAGCAAACTTTTTCTGTACCTTGGCAACAACATGCTATTGAGCGTTTACGTCAATTATTCGCTAAAGCTTTAAAATACAATCTGCCCGAGACGCTACCTGAATATGGTATTAACAAAGAAAATTTAAGCCAAGCAAAAATACAACTTTCAAAAGACTACCTAATTTTTATTCCCAATACCAGTTGCGCAACTAAACAGTGGTCAAATTATTTCTGGTCTTTACTTATAAAGGAAATGACCCACGATGGAGTAAGTGTTTTTATTCCTTGGGGTAATGAAAATGAAAGAAAAAATGCAAAGCGACTAATTAATAAAAACCCTATAGCTCAGGTGTTACCTTATTTAAATCTCAATGAAATGGCAGCTGTTTTAGCCAACGCAAAAGCGGTTGTTGCTGTAGATACAGGTTTAAGTCATTTATCCGCAGCTTTAGGAATTCCTACGATTGTTCTATATGGTTCTACTAACCCTGCATTGATAGGAACAATAGGTCCTTCCCAGTGCCATATCAAAATGGCAGTTAATGGGGATAGTAGGCAAGATAATAATAGGGTTGTCTTAAAAAAAATAATCGACAATTTGCGGCGCATTTTGACACTTTAG
- a CDS encoding amino acid permease: MIAATKKQIIKKPLGVFSLAMMNVIAVDSLRSLPIAAQFGYALIFFYLLAALLFFIPTALVTAELATTWPSTGGAYIWIRTAFGVRWGWFAIWLQWIYNVVWYPTILSFVIAAFAYLIDPHLVQHKIYLLSTILIIWWSVTALSCLGLRVSSWLSSIGALVGTLIPMLFMIVLAIIWIKSARPLAIHFSSYSFFPSLNNFNNLAFLTTIIFGLMGLEMSAVHAGDVQNPQKDFPRALFWSASLILITLVMGSLSIALIIPVNQLNILSGLTEAYVAFFNSYHLPFFIPIIISLIIIGSLCSISTWVIGPTRGLLIATFESEITGLNWLLKVNRFGAPVSLLLFQGILVSLLTSLFILIPNVNETYWLLSVMTAQLAVLFYIFLFLTALRLRYKEASRSRAYHIPGGTWGVWIVSIAGLMGCLITFILGFFPPSGIEVSNLFKFDLILLGGLLLFCLPPIICTGWALALKKTENKNSFKE; encoded by the coding sequence ATGATAGCGGCTACTAAAAAACAGATTATTAAAAAACCACTGGGCGTGTTTAGTTTAGCCATGATGAATGTCATTGCTGTGGATAGTTTGCGTTCATTACCTATCGCTGCTCAATTTGGTTATGCATTAATATTTTTTTATTTACTTGCTGCGTTGCTTTTTTTTATTCCGACCGCTTTAGTGACGGCTGAATTAGCTACCACTTGGCCGAGCACAGGCGGTGCATATATATGGATCCGTACTGCGTTTGGTGTGCGATGGGGTTGGTTTGCGATTTGGTTGCAATGGATATACAACGTGGTTTGGTATCCAACGATATTGTCTTTTGTAATCGCTGCATTTGCCTATTTAATTGACCCCCATTTGGTACAACATAAAATATATCTTTTAAGTACGATATTAATTATTTGGTGGTCGGTTACTGCTTTAAGTTGCTTAGGCTTACGAGTTTCGAGTTGGCTGAGTAGTATCGGCGCTTTAGTCGGTACTTTAATTCCTATGCTCTTTATGATCGTGTTAGCTATCATTTGGATTAAAAGCGCACGGCCCCTAGCGATACATTTTTCCTCCTATTCTTTTTTCCCAAGCTTGAATAATTTTAATAATTTGGCTTTTTTAACGACTATTATTTTTGGTCTGATGGGCTTAGAAATGTCAGCTGTACACGCGGGCGATGTACAAAATCCCCAGAAAGATTTTCCACGCGCCTTATTTTGGTCGGCAAGTTTAATATTGATAACCTTGGTAATGGGTTCTTTATCTATAGCCCTTATTATTCCAGTAAATCAGCTTAATATACTGTCGGGTTTAACCGAGGCCTATGTTGCTTTTTTTAATAGTTATCATTTGCCTTTTTTTATACCGATTATTATTTCTTTAATTATTATTGGAAGTTTGTGTAGTATTTCAACCTGGGTAATAGGTCCTACGCGAGGCTTACTCATTGCTACATTCGAGAGTGAAATAACAGGGTTAAACTGGTTGCTTAAGGTCAATCGATTTGGAGCGCCGGTCAGTTTATTACTATTTCAAGGGATTCTAGTATCCCTATTAACCAGTCTTTTTATATTGATTCCTAATGTAAATGAAACCTATTGGTTATTGAGCGTAATGACAGCCCAATTGGCGGTGTTATTCTATATTTTTTTATTTTTAACCGCATTACGATTGCGATATAAAGAGGCTAGTAGAAGTCGTGCCTATCATATTCCAGGAGGCACATGGGGGGTTTGGATAGTCAGTATCGCAGGATTAATGGGCTGTTTGATTACATTTATACTCGGATTCTTCCCTCCGAGTGGTATCGAAGTGAGTAATCTATTTAAATTTGATTTGATTTTGCTAGGCGGGTTGTTGTTATTTTGCTTGCCGCCTATTATCTGCACCGGATGGGCTTTAGCTTTAAAAAAAACTGAGAATAAGAATAGTTTTAAAGAGTAG
- a CDS encoding lytic transglycosylase domain-containing protein: protein MISALEIHGVPIECINQAAITYHVPATLILSVLAVENGVNGSALPNRNGTFDYGPMQINSIWISKIRLFGYTQHQLQYDPCVNVKVGAWILSQQIANDAASPWRGVGSYHSHSSRLNQNYQIKVSEVYRLLANYLSHPSNSTLPTLPIA, encoded by the coding sequence ATGATAAGCGCATTAGAAATTCATGGTGTCCCTATCGAGTGTATTAATCAAGCGGCGATAACCTACCACGTTCCAGCAACTTTAATTCTTTCAGTTTTAGCAGTAGAAAATGGCGTGAACGGTTCGGCGTTGCCTAATAGAAATGGGACTTTCGATTATGGTCCAATGCAAATTAATTCAATTTGGATATCGAAAATTCGACTGTTTGGTTATACTCAGCATCAATTACAATATGATCCTTGTGTCAATGTTAAGGTTGGGGCTTGGATACTTAGTCAGCAGATTGCAAATGATGCAGCAAGCCCTTGGCGAGGAGTAGGCAGTTATCACTCACATTCCAGCCGTTTGAACCAGAATTATCAAATCAAAGTTTCTGAAGTATATCGATTATTGGCTAATTATCTATCTCATCCGAGTAACTCGACATTACCTACATTACCTATCGCTTAA
- the bioD gene encoding dethiobiotin synthase, which yields MNTILISGNDTEIGKTWVCRALANYLASHNQTVQVVKIVETGITSNQKGDAETAIEYCSHLNQKKCQAFTLYSFAKPLAPVSAAHKDGCKLNLESILCKIKSLPKTNWRILEAAGGLAVPLDETGLDAVDLALNLPIDYLLLVVQNRLGAIHQARMLTNYAPHSKIPTGIWFNDRISVDNDITSSNYLELANLSIPIWGHQLYQSRELHFFDSFPIAHYFKNYCQALTAQQDTSS from the coding sequence ATGAATACAATATTAATATCAGGCAATGATACAGAAATCGGTAAAACATGGGTGTGTCGAGCCCTTGCCAACTATCTTGCATCACATAACCAAACCGTTCAAGTAGTCAAAATTGTTGAAACAGGCATAACTAGTAACCAAAAAGGGGATGCAGAAACAGCTATTGAGTATTGCTCTCATCTCAACCAAAAGAAATGTCAAGCTTTTACTTTATACTCATTTGCTAAACCTCTTGCGCCAGTTAGTGCAGCACATAAAGATGGCTGTAAGCTAAATCTTGAAAGTATTCTTTGCAAAATTAAAAGCTTACCTAAAACCAATTGGCGTATTCTTGAAGCTGCAGGAGGACTGGCTGTTCCTTTAGATGAGACAGGATTAGATGCCGTTGATTTAGCTTTAAATTTACCAATAGATTATTTATTACTTGTCGTTCAAAATCGGCTTGGTGCTATACATCAAGCACGTATGTTAACTAATTATGCACCACATTCAAAAATACCAACTGGTATTTGGTTTAACGATAGAATATCAGTTGACAATGATATCACATCTTCTAATTATTTAGAGCTTGCCAATCTCTCGATACCCATATGGGGACATCAGCTTTATCAATCTCGAGAGCTGCATTTTTTTGATTCTTTCCCAATAGCCCATTACTTTAAAAATTATTGTCAAGCTCTCACTGCACAGCAAGATACATCGAGTTAA